A window from Podospora bellae-mahoneyi strain CBS 112042 chromosome 1 map unlocalized CBS112042p_1, whole genome shotgun sequence encodes these proteins:
- a CDS encoding uncharacterized protein (COG:S; EggNog:ENOG503PAD1), translating to MTSTWSPSFFLAMAALKIVPGQSGYMNLTSTERDTIQHVERFGASLSLVGVSFIFWAYWMFKRVRTVPNTFILFASIANVGASIACLIGYAGIVAGDDSGLCKVQAFLLEMFMQSDPWWSLAMAVNVYMVFFMAYNPNNFHRHLWMYCVVCFGVPAVPAVVMLFHRPGDVHMYGNATLWCWIADAYNQLRIFLYYLPIWTCIALSALIYVAVGYHVFHQRNQLRNLTLSNQAKDASGTDLRGSAEKEPQLDDRRGACYGTVTTEVQVTAEAAECSSHASTLTDGTHDQQHEATPPSTPTGASSITPVLPPAHRHAMATAPQPPAATLHPWVSPAESLDSDDFGRSPTSHSCSRTQHSNPFKTISSVSSAPRCRSASVANVNRQNWLKTRFDHVGQAWKKFRYKLVNLDPIKLAYLRTSFVFAISVLVTWTPSSINRVYALMYPATTSYSLNLASAVVLPLQGLWNAVIFAATSWAVLAEEFKTLWIRSGVRIPGRWQEEQQEGGAVVDREGVEGFKMAWHQNGRGRVSHEEGDDGDDVLVPPERVFRERHGSVAGGFDGGGGSRRPSEYGSRRPSEYLVPPLGGPGSPRAGQGQVRVIRGGSL from the exons ATGACCAGCACTTGGtctccctccttctttcTCGCTATGGCCGCTCTCAAGATTGTCCCTGGACAAAGCGGCTACATGAATTTGACATCGACAGAACGAGACACCATCCAGCATGTGGAACGGTTTGGGGCCTCCCTGAGTCTGGTGGGGGTTTCCTTCATCTTTTGGGCTTACTGGATGTTTAAGCGGGTTCGGACGGTACCCAACACTTTTATCCTCTTTGCTTCCATTGCGAACGTTGGGGCCAGCATCGCCTGCTTGATCGGCTATGCTGGAATAGTCGCCGGGGATGACTCTGGGCTATGTAAAGTTCAAGCGTTTTTGCTGGAGAT GTTCATGCAGTCGGATCCTTGGTGGTCGCTTGCCATGGCTGTCAATGTGTACATGGTTTTTTTCATGGCATACAACCCGAACAACTTTCACAGACATCTCTGGATGTACTGTGTCGTTTGCTTCGGTGTGCCCGCCGTTCCGGCAGTTGTCATGTTATTCCATCGGCCTGGCGATGTGCACATGTACGGGAACGCAACA CTGTGGTGCTGGATTGCCGACGCGTACAATCAGCTGCGCATCTTTCTCTACTACCTACCAATCTGGACTTGCATTGCGCTGTCTGCTCTCATCTACGTGGCAGTCGGCTACCATGTGTTTCACCAGCGTAACCAGTTGAGGAACCTCACACTGAGCAACCAGGCCAAGGACGCCTCCGGCACCGACCTCAGAGGATCAGCGGAAAAG GAACCCCAACTCGACGACAGAAGAGGCGCATGCTATGGTACCGTGACGACCGAGGTCCAAGTGACAGCCGAAGCGGCAGAGTGCTCCTCGCACGCCTCGACCCTGACGGATGGCACTCACGACCAGCAGCATGAAGCGACCCCGCCCTCGACACCCACCGGCGCGTCAAGCATCACACCTGTCCTACCGCCCGCCCACCGCCATGCCATGGCCACCGCCCCTCAGCCACCAGCCGCCACCCTCCACCCGTGGGTATCGCCCGCCGAGTCCCTCGACTCCGACGACTTTGGGAGATCCCCCACCTCGCACTCGTGCTCCCGAACCCAGCACTCGAACCCGTTCAAGACTATCTCGAGCGTTTCCTCTGCCCCCAGATGCCGGTCCGCCTCTGTCGCGAATGTCAACAGGCAAAATTGGTTGAAGACCAGGTTTGACCACGTCGGTCAGGCGTGGAAGAAGTTTCGGTACAAGCTTGTCAACCTGGACCCGATCAAGCTGGCCTATCTCCGGACCTCGTTTGTTTTTGCGATCTCAGTGCTCGTGACGTGGACGCCGAGCAGTATCAACCGCGTTTACGCTCTCATGTACCCAGCTACGACGAGCTACTCGCTCAATCTTGCTTCTGCCGTCGTGTTGCCGCTTCAGGGGTTGTGGAATGCCGTTATTTTTGCGGCGACTAGCTGGGCTGtgttggcggaggagtttAAGACTTTGTGGATCAGGTCTGGGGTGAGGATACCGGGACGGTGGCAGGAGGAACAAcaggaagggggggcggtggtggatagggaaggggtggaaggctTTAAGATGGCTTGGCACCAGaatgggagagggagggttagtcacgaggaaggggacgatggggatgatgtgTTGGTGCCCCCGGAGAGGGTGTTTAGGGAACGGCATGGGAGTGTGGCGGGTGggtttgatggtgggggtgggagtaGACGGCCGTCAGAGTATGGGAGTCGAAGACCGTCGGAGTATTTGGTGCCACCTTTGGGGGGCCCGGGGAGTCCGAGGGCTGGGCAGGGGCAGGTCAGGGTGATTAGGGGAGGTTCTTTATGA